A window of Fictibacillus halophilus contains these coding sequences:
- a CDS encoding amidohydrolase, producing MLIQNIQYMTTSADGKWVVNTGDILIKDNRIDSIGNFECDESVEKLDGKGMLALPGLVNGHQHTPMSLLRCYSDDVTLMTWLNKKMLPLEMKMNDEDRYWGALLSMAEMIKSGTTSYADMYIGIDTIGEAAVESGIRSVIARGLIAMDSDYEGRLKEAADVVDRWHGKGNGRITTMIAPHSPYMCPPDFLSAAVNLSKEKNVPLHIHLAETKDEEKMIQDKHGLRPVEYLKQAGVFDRHVLLAHGVHFNDADYETLKTIQGGIIHNPVSNAKLGCGISDVKRLMDSGVKVGLGTDGPASASSLDLFLEMKAASWFQKLKYEEAAVLSAHDVLSMATQNGADILGIGDEVGSLTVGKKADLILMDMNKLHLTPSHEPANLLVYSATGQDVDTVIIDGKIVMRGRELKTIDEEKVIANAKERTKELLGRL from the coding sequence ATGCTTATACAAAACATTCAATATATGACGACTTCGGCAGATGGAAAATGGGTTGTTAACACGGGAGACATCCTTATAAAAGATAATAGAATTGATTCAATAGGAAACTTTGAATGCGATGAATCGGTTGAAAAGCTCGACGGAAAAGGGATGCTGGCGCTGCCGGGCCTTGTAAACGGACATCAGCACACACCGATGTCTCTGTTGCGCTGCTATAGTGATGATGTGACATTGATGACTTGGCTCAATAAAAAGATGCTTCCGCTAGAGATGAAGATGAACGATGAAGATCGCTATTGGGGTGCCCTTCTTTCTATGGCTGAAATGATCAAGAGTGGAACAACCTCATACGCTGATATGTACATAGGGATTGATACGATTGGGGAAGCGGCTGTAGAATCGGGAATTCGTTCCGTCATAGCGCGTGGACTAATCGCGATGGACTCGGATTATGAAGGTCGGTTGAAGGAAGCGGCAGATGTGGTGGACCGCTGGCACGGAAAAGGAAACGGTCGAATCACAACGATGATCGCGCCGCATTCACCGTATATGTGTCCACCTGATTTTTTGAGTGCAGCTGTAAACCTTTCAAAAGAAAAGAACGTTCCGCTTCATATTCATTTAGCAGAAACGAAAGACGAAGAGAAGATGATTCAAGACAAGCATGGGCTGAGACCGGTTGAATATTTAAAACAAGCAGGGGTGTTCGACCGTCACGTGCTGCTCGCACATGGTGTTCATTTTAACGATGCAGATTATGAGACACTTAAGACAATACAGGGCGGAATCATTCATAATCCGGTAAGTAACGCGAAGCTTGGATGCGGAATTAGTGATGTGAAACGTTTGATGGATAGCGGTGTGAAGGTTGGTCTAGGAACGGATGGACCAGCGAGTGCTAGTTCTCTTGATCTGTTCTTAGAAATGAAAGCTGCTAGCTGGTTTCAAAAATTGAAGTACGAAGAAGCGGCGGTTCTCAGTGCGCATGATGTGTTATCGATGGCGACACAGAACGGTGCTGACATACTTGGAATCGGGGATGAGGTTGGATCCTTAACGGTCGGTAAAAAGGCAGATCTTATATTGATGGACATGAACAAGCTTCATCTGACGCCAAGTCATGAACCGGCTAATCTTCTTGTGTATTCCGCAACGGGACAAGACGTGGATACGGTAATCATCGATGGCAAAATCGTTATGCGTGGCCGCGAGTTGAAGACGATTGATGAAGAAAAAGTAATAGCAAACGCTAAAGAACGAACGAAAGAGCTCTTAGGACGATTGTGA
- a CDS encoding transglycosylase domain-containing protein, translating to MKFWQIYKEATKQQKIRCMKKWGLIVSGCFALSFVGLLLLAKLMGPPALLVPQTTIMYAADGSKMGEINNGGQNRYWVPLEKIDKNVINATISIEDKSFYKHNGFDMKRIGGALLADLKAGAKVQGASTITQQYARNLFLTHDKTWRRKFQEAFYTLRLEMSYSKDEILEGYLNTIYYGHGSYGIQSASRYYFGKNAEELSLGEATMLAGIPKGPSYYSPILHEENAKKRQGIILNAMAEDGTIKKSAVQKAASDRLTYVREEEEELATVAPYFQDAVMRALKKELNVNTNSIQFGGLRIYTTLDPHMQEVAEHTIENRIIDNSSIQTALVAMDPRSGDVKALVGGRDFEQSSFNRALQAKRAPGSTFKPFLYYTALEHGYTASTPIKSEPTTFAMGDGIGDYKPKNFKNRYANDFITMAQALALSDNIYAVKTNLYLGPKKLVKTAKKFGINSELASIPSLALGSKAVGVLELTNAYGVFANGGKKVEPVFITKITDSKGNVLYEHEYKSKQVIDENKAFVMTDLLAGTFDEKLNDYTSVTGSSINHYLTRPMAGKSGSTPNDSWMVGYSPQLVTGVWVGYDNNEELHDVNDTGYSKRIWAYFMEGALKNKEILSFEQPEGVTAVTINPQNGKLATDSCPVTRISYYEKGTEPVEYCDEHGASSEIKEKLEQKKEEKGFFKRIFSW from the coding sequence ATGAAGTTTTGGCAGATCTATAAAGAAGCGACGAAACAGCAGAAAATACGCTGTATGAAAAAATGGGGTCTTATCGTCTCTGGATGCTTTGCATTATCCTTTGTCGGGCTTTTGCTGCTCGCTAAACTCATGGGCCCTCCCGCTCTGCTTGTTCCACAAACGACCATCATGTACGCAGCAGACGGTTCCAAAATGGGTGAGATCAACAACGGCGGTCAGAACCGGTATTGGGTTCCACTCGAAAAAATCGATAAAAATGTAATTAACGCCACGATCTCTATTGAAGATAAAAGTTTTTATAAACATAACGGATTTGATATGAAGCGTATTGGCGGAGCCTTACTCGCTGACCTTAAAGCTGGCGCAAAAGTTCAAGGCGCGAGTACCATCACGCAGCAGTATGCCCGTAATCTTTTTTTAACACACGACAAAACATGGCGTAGAAAGTTTCAAGAGGCGTTCTACACACTTCGTCTAGAGATGAGTTATTCAAAGGATGAGATTTTAGAAGGTTATTTGAACACGATCTATTACGGCCATGGCTCTTACGGCATCCAATCCGCATCACGCTATTATTTTGGCAAAAATGCTGAAGAGCTCTCACTAGGCGAAGCAACGATGTTAGCTGGGATTCCTAAAGGCCCGAGTTATTATTCTCCAATCCTTCATGAAGAGAATGCGAAAAAAAGACAAGGTATCATCTTAAACGCGATGGCTGAAGATGGAACGATTAAGAAGTCGGCCGTCCAAAAAGCAGCATCAGACCGGTTAACGTATGTAAGAGAAGAAGAGGAAGAACTCGCAACGGTCGCACCTTACTTTCAGGATGCTGTGATGCGTGCTTTAAAAAAGGAACTGAACGTGAACACGAACTCGATACAGTTCGGTGGACTTCGTATTTACACAACGCTCGATCCACATATGCAAGAAGTTGCTGAACACACGATTGAAAATCGCATCATTGATAACAGTTCGATCCAAACAGCGTTAGTCGCTATGGACCCTAGAAGCGGAGATGTGAAAGCGCTCGTTGGCGGCAGAGATTTTGAGCAGAGTTCGTTTAATCGTGCGCTTCAAGCCAAGCGCGCACCGGGTTCAACATTTAAACCATTCCTATATTACACCGCGCTCGAGCATGGCTACACTGCGTCTACTCCCATTAAGTCAGAACCAACAACATTCGCGATGGGAGACGGCATAGGTGATTACAAGCCGAAGAACTTTAAGAACCGCTATGCCAATGATTTTATTACGATGGCTCAGGCGCTCGCTCTGTCCGATAATATTTATGCTGTAAAAACGAATCTCTATCTTGGTCCTAAGAAGCTCGTAAAAACAGCCAAGAAATTTGGAATAAATAGTGAGCTCGCTAGCATTCCTTCACTCGCATTAGGATCAAAAGCAGTTGGCGTGTTAGAGCTTACGAACGCATACGGTGTTTTTGCGAACGGCGGAAAGAAGGTAGAGCCGGTTTTCATAACGAAGATCACCGATTCAAAAGGCAATGTTCTCTATGAACACGAATATAAAAGCAAACAAGTGATCGACGAGAACAAAGCTTTTGTTATGACGGATCTGTTAGCTGGTACGTTTGATGAAAAATTGAATGATTATACGAGCGTTACTGGTTCAAGCATCAATCACTACCTAACGCGTCCGATGGCTGGAAAATCCGGCTCAACGCCAAATGACAGCTGGATGGTCGGATATTCTCCACAACTCGTTACAGGCGTTTGGGTCGGATACGATAACAATGAAGAACTGCACGATGTGAACGATACAGGATACTCCAAACGAATCTGGGCTTATTTTATGGAGGGTGCATTAAAAAACAAAGAAATCTTATCGTTTGAACAACCAGAAGGCGTAACAGCGGTAACGATCAACCCGCAAAACGGAAAACTCGCAACCGATAGCTGTCCGGTAACACGCATCTCTTATTATGAAAAAGGAACAGAACCTGTAGAATATTGTGATGAACATGGTGCTTCAAGTGAAATAAAAGAAAAATTAGAGCAGAAAAAAGAGGAAAAAGGGTTCTTCAAGCGGATTTTTTCTTGGTGA
- a CDS encoding YwhD family protein: MKDFFNSNDADKKKKGMGFTIISGDSTDGHGGYGVGSLTLDHVTPVIVDVEESIAYIDMGAMHARSDVEKRIKFTPNREDTPNPRLYWLVWVTINRKAEGPFYFGLTACEMQVDVEARRGYKSLPEHVNRMDKSMKGKVIVEDMDVNARRVLGNFLKEHDEAMFNRSSDEIKSLVE, encoded by the coding sequence ATGAAAGATTTTTTCAATTCCAATGATGCTGATAAAAAGAAAAAAGGAATGGGCTTTACTATCATAAGTGGTGACTCAACAGACGGTCATGGCGGTTATGGTGTTGGAAGTTTGACACTTGATCACGTAACGCCGGTAATCGTAGATGTTGAAGAGTCGATCGCTTATATCGATATGGGAGCGATGCACGCAAGAAGCGACGTTGAAAAACGTATTAAGTTTACTCCGAATCGTGAAGACACGCCTAACCCCCGTCTTTATTGGCTCGTTTGGGTTACGATCAATAGAAAAGCAGAAGGACCGTTTTACTTCGGATTGACGGCATGTGAGATGCAAGTAGATGTTGAAGCACGAAGAGGCTATAAAAGTCTTCCGGAACACGTGAACCGTATGGATAAATCCATGAAGGGTAAAGTGATCGTAGAGGATATGGACGTGAACGCTCGTCGTGTGCTTGGAAACTTCCTTAAAGAACATGATGAAGCGATGTTTAACCGTTCAAGTGACGAAATCAAGTCATTAGTGGAATAA